GCGCCGTCATCGCCCTGGTACGGGTGGAAGACCCAAGGCAGTTCGGCGTGGCCGTCCTGGAGGGCCACCGGGTGGTGCGGCTTTTGGAAAAGCCCAAGGATCCCCCCTCGGACCTGGCGGTGGCCGGGGTCTACGTCTTCTCCCCCGAGGTTTTGGAGGTCGTCCGGGGCCTCAAGCCCTCCGCCCGGGGGGAGTACGAGATCACCGACGCCCTCCAGGGCCTCATTGACCGGGGCAAAACGGTGGTGGGCGTGGAGGTGGAGGGCTGGTGGAAGGACACGGGCCGCCACCGGGACCTCCTGGACGCGAACCGGCTCCTCCTCGAGGAGCTCACCCCCAAGGTGGAGGGGGACGTGGTGGAGAGCCAGCTCACGGGCCGGGTGGTGGTGGAGAAGGGGGCGAAGGTGGTGCGGAGCACCGTGATCGGCCCCGCCCACATCGGCGCGGGCGCCGTGGTGGAGGAGGCCTTCGTGGGCCCCTTCACCTCCGTGGGGCCCCGGGCCCGGGTGGTGCGGTCGGAGGTGGAGTACTCCCTCCTAGAGGAGGAGGCCGTGGTGGAGGAGGTCCGCCTCCGCCTCCAGGAGTGCATCCTCGGCGTCCAAGCCGAGGTGAAGAGCCGAAACGGCCTCCCCCGGGCCCACCGCCTCATCCTCGGGGACCTCTCCCAGGTGGAGCTGGCCTGAGGGATGCCCGGGCTTTTGGACCTCCTCACGGAGTCCTGGCAAAGCGGCGAGGCCCTGGCCCGAGCCTTGGGGGTGAGCCGGGCCGCCGTCTCCAAGGAGGCCGGGCGGCTCCGGGTGGAAGGCTACCCCGTGGAGGTCTCCCGCCGGGGCTACCGCATCCTCCCCGGGACCCCCCTCCCCCACCTCTTCCGCCCCCAAGGCCGCCTGGGGAGGCCCTACCGCTACCTGGGCCGGGTGGGGAGCACCCAGGACGTCCTAAGGGCCTGGGCGGAGGAGGGCGCCCCCGAGGGGGCCCTGGTCCTCGCCGAGGTCCAGGAACGGGGCCGGGGCAGGCGGGGCCGCCCCTGGGAAAGCCGCCCTGGGGGAAGCCTCACCTTCTCCCTCCTCCTAAGGCCAAGCCTCCCCCTCCCCGCCCTCGGGCTTTTGCCCCTCCTCGCGGGCCTCGCCCTGTGGGAAGGGGTGGGGGTGGGGGGTCTCAAGTGGCCTAACGACCTCCTGGCCCAAGACGGGCGCAAGCTCGCCGGGGTGCTCCTGGAGGCCAAGGCCGAGGGGGAGGAGGTGGCCTACGCCCTCCTGGGCGTGGGGGTGAACGTGGCCTGGGCGCCGGAGGGGGCGGCCTTCCTCCAGGAGTTCGCCCCCCTCTCCCGGCGGGAGGTCCTGGAAGGCTTCCTCCTGAGGCTGGAGGCCCTCCTTCCCCTCCTGGAAACCCCGGAAGCCCTTCTGGACCGCTACCGCCAGGCCTCCTACACCCTGGGGCGAAGGGTGCGGGTGCGCACGGGCAAAGGGGTGGTGGAGGGCCTGGCCGAGGACGTCCTCCCCGACGGGAGCCTCCTCGTGGACGGGGTGCGGGTGGGGGCGGGGGAGGTGGAGCTTTTGCCCCTCCTTTAACCCACCCCATGCGGGCTTGCGCCGGCACGGGGGCCCCAGCCCCAGGGGTATGAGTGAGGTAGGCTTAGATTTTCCCAAGCAGATGTGCTAGGATAGGGGCAGGTATGTTCGCCCGCATCTTCACCAAGGAAGAAGCGGACGCCCTCCTGCCCGAGATCCAGAGGGTCCTCTCCCAGATGCGCCAGGCCCGGGCGGAGCTCAAGGAGGCCCAGGCCCGCCTTCCCGAGGCCCGGGGGCTTGAGCGGCGGGCCCTGGAGGAGGAGGTCCGCTTCCTCCTGGGCTCCCTCGAGGCCGACGCCCGCTACCTGGCCTCCCTGGGCGTCTTCCTCAAGGACCTGGACCGGGGCCTGGTGGACTTCCCCGCCCGCCTTGGGGGCGAGGTGGTCTTCCTCTGCTGGCAGGAGGGGGAGCCCGAGGTGGCCCACTACCACCCCCTCTCCGGGGGCTTCGCCGAGCGCAGGCCCCTCGCCGAGGAGGCCCCTACCCTTCCCCAGAAGGCCCGCCCCGGCGAAAGGCGTCCAGGCGCCTGAGGTCTTCCCGGACGAGGTCGTCCCGCCCCGCCAGGGACTCCAGGTGGTGCTTAAGCTCGTGGAGGAGGGTTTCCCACACCTCGGCCTCCCAGTCAAACCCCTCCCCCGCCACCTCCAAAAAAGAGCCGTAGTAGAGGGCGATGTGCCGCCCCAAGCCCTCAAACCCCCCGAAGGCCGAAGGCGGCCCCGGGTCCAGGTACTCCCCCAGGCGCCACACCCCCTCAAGCCCTGGCTCCGGCTTGGCCTGAGGTAGGACGTGCACCCCCTGAAGCCCCCGCTTGAACTCCTCGGGGACCTCCTCCCAAAGCCTCTCCACCAGCTTTACGAAGGCCTCGTAGGTCATGGCCGGTGG
This region of Thermus thermophilus genomic DNA includes:
- a CDS encoding glucose-1-phosphate thymidylyltransferase, which encodes MKGLILAAGRGTRLRPLTHTRPKPAIRVAGRPIIHYAVENLLEAGVREIGVVVSPETERDLKVALEGYPVRYVLQEEPQGLAHAVDVARDFLGESPFVLYLGDNLFQKGIRRFLGAFKPGVSAVIALVRVEDPRQFGVAVLEGHRVVRLLEKPKDPPSDLAVAGVYVFSPEVLEVVRGLKPSARGEYEITDALQGLIDRGKTVVGVEVEGWWKDTGRHRDLLDANRLLLEELTPKVEGDVVESQLTGRVVVEKGAKVVRSTVIGPAHIGAGAVVEEAFVGPFTSVGPRARVVRSEVEYSLLEEEAVVEEVRLRLQECILGVQAEVKSRNGLPRAHRLILGDLSQVELA
- a CDS encoding DUF2203 domain-containing protein, producing MFARIFTKEEADALLPEIQRVLSQMRQARAELKEAQARLPEARGLERRALEEEVRFLLGSLEADARYLASLGVFLKDLDRGLVDFPARLGGEVVFLCWQEGEPEVAHYHPLSGGFAERRPLAEEAPTLPQKARPGERRPGA
- a CDS encoding metallopeptidase family protein, with product MTYEAFVKLVERLWEEVPEEFKRGLQGVHVLPQAKPEPGLEGVWRLGEYLDPGPPSAFGGFEGLGRHIALYYGSFLEVAGEGFDWEAEVWETLLHELKHHLESLAGRDDLVREDLRRLDAFRRGGPSGEG
- a CDS encoding biotin--[acetyl-CoA-carboxylase] ligase, which translates into the protein MPGLLDLLTESWQSGEALARALGVSRAAVSKEAGRLRVEGYPVEVSRRGYRILPGTPLPHLFRPQGRLGRPYRYLGRVGSTQDVLRAWAEEGAPEGALVLAEVQERGRGRRGRPWESRPGGSLTFSLLLRPSLPLPALGLLPLLAGLALWEGVGVGGLKWPNDLLAQDGRKLAGVLLEAKAEGEEVAYALLGVGVNVAWAPEGAAFLQEFAPLSRREVLEGFLLRLEALLPLLETPEALLDRYRQASYTLGRRVRVRTGKGVVEGLAEDVLPDGSLLVDGVRVGAGEVELLPLL